A genomic region of Persephonella marina EX-H1 contains the following coding sequences:
- a CDS encoding DUF2231 domain-containing protein produces MELLSQLHPPMVHFAIALVMIGVFFDIAGFVLKKDHLKHAGFWTIVFGMLAVWGAAFTGHQAEELVEEAIKGTAAYELLEKHEEIGEILPWAVTVLGLLRIYLFFKSKDLLFIVYLIAGIVVAGVIGLQGRIGGKLVYEHGVGVKGKGVQIQEKYHNHEDEE; encoded by the coding sequence ATGGAGTTACTATCACAGTTACACCCACCGATGGTTCATTTTGCTATAGCACTTGTGATGATAGGTGTGTTTTTTGATATAGCAGGTTTTGTTCTAAAGAAGGATCATCTTAAACATGCAGGTTTCTGGACTATAGTTTTTGGTATGCTTGCAGTATGGGGAGCAGCATTTACAGGTCATCAGGCAGAGGAGCTCGTTGAGGAAGCCATAAAAGGAACAGCAGCTTACGAACTTCTTGAGAAACATGAGGAGATAGGGGAGATACTGCCCTGGGCTGTAACTGTATTGGGTCTTTTAAGGATATATCTGTTTTTCAAAAGTAAGGATCTATTATTTATCGTTTACCTGATCGCAGGTATTGTTGTAGCAGGTGTTATAGGTCTTCAGGGAAGAATAGGTGGAAAACTTGTTTATGAACATGGCGTTGGGGTGAAAGGAAAAGGTGTCCAGATACAGGAAAAGTACCACAACCATGAAGATGAAGAGTAA
- a CDS encoding HPr-rel-A system PqqD family peptide chaperone, whose product MDRISQLAINEEGFVFDPLTGESFTVNQTGLLILKGLKEGKTEEEIVEEIVENFEVSKDEAERDLTDFIEKLRSYRLI is encoded by the coding sequence ATGGACAGGATTTCACAGCTTGCTATAAATGAAGAAGGTTTTGTTTTTGATCCTTTAACAGGTGAGAGTTTTACCGTAAACCAGACAGGGCTTTTGATACTGAAAGGGTTAAAAGAGGGGAAAACAGAAGAGGAGATCGTTGAGGAAATCGTTGAGAACTTTGAGGTCTCAAAGGATGAGGCTGAAAGGGATCTGACAGATTTTATAGAGAAGCTGAGAAGCTATAGACTCATTTAG
- a CDS encoding alanine racemase, with protein sequence MKKVYEKPVITKLETGFMNKFGGSPLYARKIRKDIDGVPVSELVERYGSPLFVISERKLRERYRKIYNAFSSRYPNVQFGWSYKTNYLKAVCSVLHQEGAIAEVVSAFEYEKARNLGIDGKNIIFNGPHKTLDILEKAASEGAMIHIDHFDEIIDLEKIADRLGKKIKVAIRVNMDTGIHPQWDRFGFNLETGQALDAVKRIATGGKLVLNGLHSHIGTFILEPEAYGKEVEKLVKLAYEIEDNFGFKIEYLDIGGGFPSKNKLKGTYLPPDVLVPSVEEYAEKITEALYSNLRPGDFPKLILETGRAIIDEAEYLITTIFASKRLPDGRKAYIADAGVNILFTAFWYKFNIEIDREVQGTNEPSVIYGPLCMNIDVIDDGTMLPPLERGTRLIISPVGAYNNTQWMQFIEYRPNVVMIMEDGSVEIVREREDISDIERRERLPEKLRINQ encoded by the coding sequence ATGAAAAAGGTTTATGAGAAGCCTGTTATAACAAAGCTTGAGACAGGTTTTATGAATAAATTTGGGGGTTCTCCCCTTTATGCAAGAAAGATAAGAAAGGATATAGACGGCGTTCCCGTTTCTGAACTTGTTGAAAGGTACGGCTCCCCTCTATTTGTGATATCTGAAAGAAAACTGAGGGAAAGATACAGAAAGATATACAACGCCTTCTCATCAAGATACCCTAACGTCCAGTTTGGCTGGTCTTACAAAACAAACTATCTAAAGGCTGTCTGCTCAGTACTCCATCAGGAGGGGGCTATAGCTGAGGTTGTCTCAGCCTTTGAGTATGAGAAAGCGAGAAATCTCGGTATAGATGGTAAGAATATAATATTCAACGGTCCTCACAAAACCCTGGATATTCTTGAAAAGGCTGCATCTGAAGGGGCAATGATACATATAGATCATTTTGATGAGATAATTGATCTTGAGAAGATTGCAGACAGACTGGGAAAAAAGATAAAGGTAGCCATAAGGGTGAATATGGACACCGGTATACACCCACAGTGGGACAGATTTGGGTTTAATCTTGAAACGGGACAGGCTTTAGATGCTGTAAAAAGGATAGCAACAGGTGGAAAGCTTGTTCTGAATGGGCTTCACTCACATATAGGAACATTCATACTTGAGCCAGAAGCTTACGGAAAGGAAGTTGAGAAGCTTGTTAAACTTGCATATGAGATAGAGGATAACTTCGGTTTCAAGATAGAGTATCTTGATATAGGTGGTGGATTCCCTTCTAAAAACAAACTGAAGGGAACTTATCTTCCACCGGATGTTCTCGTTCCTTCAGTTGAGGAGTATGCTGAAAAGATAACTGAGGCTCTGTACTCAAATTTGAGACCTGGAGACTTTCCAAAGCTTATACTTGAGACGGGAAGAGCAATTATAGATGAGGCTGAGTATCTTATAACCACCATATTCGCATCAAAAAGACTTCCAGACGGAAGGAAGGCTTACATAGCTGATGCTGGAGTGAACATCCTTTTTACAGCTTTCTGGTATAAGTTCAATATAGAGATTGACAGAGAAGTTCAGGGGACGAACGAGCCTTCCGTTATATACGGACCTTTATGTATGAATATAGATGTTATAGACGATGGAACGATGCTCCCACCTCTTGAGAGGGGAACAAGACTGATCATATCACCTGTAGGAGCATACAACAACACACAGTGGATGCAGTTCATTGAGTACAGACCTAATGTTGTTATGATCATGGAGGATGGATCTGTTGAGATAGTCAGAGAAAGGGAAGATATCTCCGATATTGAAAGAAGGGAGAGATTACCTGAAAAACTTAGAATAAATCAGTAA
- a CDS encoding membrane protein, with protein MISYIKKGIGFGLTSGVITTLGMLIGLSAISESKAIIVGGIISIAIADAASDALGIHIAEESHEKSEARHIWTATISTFISKFVIASSFLVPLLFLDMRLAVPVCVLWGFFLLTVFSYKIAKDRDENPLITILEHISIASVVLIIIHLTGELIRRLQ; from the coding sequence ATGATAAGTTATATTAAGAAAGGTATAGGATTTGGTCTGACTTCAGGTGTGATCACAACCTTAGGTATGCTGATCGGACTTTCTGCTATATCTGAATCAAAAGCTATCATCGTTGGTGGTATAATCTCCATCGCTATAGCTGATGCTGCTTCTGACGCACTTGGGATACATATAGCCGAGGAATCTCACGAGAAATCAGAGGCAAGACATATATGGACAGCTACTATCTCAACATTCATCTCAAAGTTTGTTATAGCCTCTTCATTTCTTGTCCCTCTTCTTTTTCTTGATATGAGGCTTGCCGTTCCTGTCTGTGTTCTGTGGGGGTTTTTCCTTCTTACAGTTTTCAGTTATAAGATAGCCAAGGATAGAGATGAGAATCCTTTAATTACTATACTTGAGCATATCAGTATAGCCTCTGTTGTTCTTATAATCATACATTTAACAGGTGAACTGATAAGAAGATTACAGTAG
- a CDS encoding ATP-grasp domain-containing protein: MDIKIGVSGVNAVDNPGPGIGVAKSLKEAEDFKAEIIGLAYDAMEPGIYMDWIVDRSFIMPYPSGGHDAFINRLYYIKENNGLDFFMSVLDSELPVLIKYADELERNGIKTFLPTLEQFKLRGKDRLEEIAVSIGIDIPESEVVSSVDELLKAVDRIGLPVMVKGAFYKAYRAYTKQEAVNYFNKIVAQWGYPVIVQQVVTGEEMNVVGAGDGEGGSLGMVGIKKIWITELGKIWTGVTIKNEKMLSAAERFIKKFGWRGAFELECIVDLKNDKVYLIEINPRFPAWSYFATGVGVNIPANIIRKAFGMPVVQYKDYPAGKLYVRYTDDLVTDMERFQRIITRGES; encoded by the coding sequence ATGGATATTAAGATAGGTGTTTCAGGGGTAAATGCTGTTGACAATCCGGGTCCCGGCATCGGTGTTGCAAAAAGCCTGAAGGAAGCCGAAGATTTTAAAGCTGAGATCATCGGTCTTGCATATGATGCTATGGAACCTGGGATATACATGGACTGGATAGTTGATAGGTCTTTCATAATGCCTTACCCATCGGGAGGACATGATGCCTTCATAAACAGACTTTACTACATAAAGGAAAATAACGGTCTTGATTTTTTTATGTCAGTTTTAGACTCTGAGCTTCCTGTCCTTATAAAGTATGCCGATGAGCTTGAGAGAAATGGGATAAAAACATTTCTCCCAACACTTGAGCAGTTTAAACTGAGAGGGAAAGACAGACTTGAGGAGATAGCAGTTAGTATAGGTATAGATATTCCAGAATCTGAGGTTGTCTCATCTGTTGACGAGCTTTTAAAAGCTGTTGATAGGATAGGACTTCCTGTTATGGTAAAAGGGGCATTTTACAAGGCTTACAGAGCTTACACAAAACAGGAGGCTGTAAATTACTTTAATAAGATCGTTGCACAGTGGGGTTATCCTGTGATTGTTCAGCAGGTTGTTACAGGTGAGGAGATGAATGTTGTTGGTGCAGGTGATGGAGAGGGGGGATCACTTGGAATGGTAGGTATAAAAAAGATCTGGATTACAGAGCTTGGCAAGATATGGACAGGTGTGACCATAAAGAATGAAAAGATGCTCTCAGCAGCTGAAAGGTTTATAAAAAAGTTTGGGTGGAGGGGGGCCTTTGAGCTTGAGTGTATTGTTGATCTGAAAAATGATAAGGTTTACCTGATAGAGATAAACCCAAGATTTCCGGCATGGTCTTACTTCGCAACAGGTGTTGGTGTGAACATACCTGCAAATATCATAAGAAAAGCGTTTGGAATGCCTGTTGTTCAGTATAAGGATTATCCCGCCGGGAAGCTTTATGTAAGGTACACAGATGATCTTGTTACAGATATGGAAAGATTCCAGAGAATAATAACAAGAGGTGAGAGCTGA
- a CDS encoding efflux RND transporter periplasmic adaptor subunit has protein sequence MRSILYFLISFLGLSFIAFAGGGHGHGDLGEGEFELSKEIVEKLNIKWDLVKEREISLKRKYPAVVKDDLTLSEAVYSPVEGIVKKLFVKEGDPVKKGQKLALIYSPEIRKLIADIKLAQVKVRNLKAVYEREKKLYEAEVIPYGRFFTAKINYENALGELNALKESLRAYGEIEGTYLVLKSHMDGYVAVQNVVLGDSVDLSKQLFKIHSHEKLWVVALVPVGETGIFKEGMNVDILSPLGKTKGFVDFISHKVDPETKRNEVRIIGDNSNDTLKPNMFVDVLVKKKKVKGIFIPEKAVVLKDGKFYVFQKENSHVSPVEVVLGEKIDGFYRLIDGLHEGDQIIVEGVSFLKSRFLAEVEGH, from the coding sequence ATGAGATCAATACTTTACTTTCTGATATCTTTCCTTGGTTTATCTTTTATCGCCTTTGCAGGTGGAGGACATGGACATGGAGACCTTGGAGAAGGGGAGTTTGAACTGAGTAAGGAGATAGTTGAAAAACTGAATATAAAATGGGATCTGGTTAAAGAGAGGGAGATTTCCTTAAAAAGGAAGTATCCTGCTGTTGTAAAGGATGATCTTACACTATCAGAAGCTGTTTACTCACCTGTTGAAGGTATCGTTAAAAAGCTATTTGTAAAGGAAGGAGATCCTGTTAAAAAAGGTCAGAAACTTGCACTTATATACTCACCTGAGATAAGGAAGCTCATAGCTGATATAAAACTTGCACAGGTAAAAGTCAGAAATCTTAAGGCTGTTTATGAGAGGGAGAAGAAGCTATATGAAGCTGAAGTGATACCATACGGTAGATTTTTTACAGCAAAGATAAATTATGAGAACGCTTTAGGTGAGCTTAACGCACTCAAGGAATCTCTCAGAGCTTACGGGGAGATAGAAGGAACATACCTTGTTCTCAAATCTCATATGGACGGGTATGTTGCCGTTCAGAATGTTGTTCTTGGAGATAGTGTTGATCTTTCAAAACAGCTTTTCAAGATACACTCCCATGAAAAACTGTGGGTTGTTGCACTGGTTCCCGTTGGGGAGACAGGAATTTTCAAGGAAGGAATGAATGTTGATATCCTTTCTCCACTTGGGAAAACAAAAGGTTTCGTAGATTTCATAAGTCATAAGGTAGACCCTGAAACCAAGAGAAATGAGGTGAGAATCATAGGTGATAACTCAAATGACACATTAAAACCAAATATGTTTGTTGATGTTCTGGTGAAAAAGAAGAAGGTAAAAGGGATTTTTATACCTGAAAAGGCTGTTGTCCTTAAGGATGGAAAGTTCTATGTTTTCCAGAAGGAAAACAGTCATGTCTCACCTGTGGAGGTTGTGTTAGGTGAAAAGATAGATGGCTTTTACAGACTTATAGATGGTTTACATGAAGGTGATCAGATAATAGTTGAAGGTGTCTCTTTTCTGAAAAGCAGATTTTTAGCTGAAGTTGAAGGACATTAA
- a CDS encoding efflux RND transporter permease subunit, producing MIRWILQYRLLVIFALIGVISYGYYSFKTIPVDTFPDPTPLQVNIYTEAPGYSAEEVEALITKKIETVMSGIKDVEKVRSTSIPGLSYVAIFFKDGTDIYFDRRLVMEKLPEAQSQLPPGIVPIMGPNTSGLGNVLIYALITENNKYSLTDLRAIQEWLIKPILKSIDGVEDISQWGPEKAYLIKPDPEKLIQYDLTLGDIFEAVERNGGLAGGGYTKTPEGDLVVRAVASITEIDQIKEIPVKVDHGTVIRVKDLAVVEEGEVPQRRGAFTLNGEEVQGNIVLKRVHTNTKELIKKLKAEIEKINSEVLPEDVKIVILYDQSYLTDKALSTIEKALLEGIILVSIAMMIFLWNVRAAVLVILSIPFTLLIAFAVMKNLGLTADLMSLGGLAIGLGLFADATVVVIENIFRHLSHAKNRVNNKEVKLEIIKLSVQEITRPVFFAIIIIMVVFLPIFSFESVEGKYFKPLALTIIVALAASLLVAYVSMPVLAYFGLKPGSEKNVVMDFIEKIYITVLKGAMKIGLPLFVATVILFGFSVYLLTKVGTEFTPELDEGAVLLEVFLDTNISREEAKKIANVIEERAKSFDVVTNAFTTVGRAEKGEVTDVSYFEVWILLKPYREWKSMKTRKEFEEALREKLHDLPVAGLVFTQPIAMRIEELLSGVRAMIAVKVFGEDLNEINRIAMKVEEVATKIPGAVDVETEIQSGRLQLQIIPKYDQLYKYGYDVQRLLDLVGEYMAGVEVNEFRKELISFPVMIKLPEDTLDNIEKIKNIPLFRKDDGTLLRLQDVADVRIVPGFSKIRHENGLRYALVQMNLEGRDLGGFIRELEAKIKEEIKLPEGYFIKFAGQFENQERAMKRLSIVVPIAILLIFVLLYINYNSVRDSLLIMLNVPFATIGGILALYISGFHLSVPAAIGFIAVFGIATLNGVVLVSYIRQMLDEGFDIEESINRATKLRLRPILITATAASLGLLPILFTQDIGSEIQKPIAVVVIGGIFTSTFLTLILLPIVYKIVYRLTQKA from the coding sequence ATGATTAGATGGATACTTCAGTATAGATTACTTGTTATTTTTGCCCTTATAGGTGTTATCTCTTACGGTTATTACTCATTTAAAACTATCCCTGTTGATACATTTCCTGATCCAACACCATTACAGGTAAATATATACACGGAAGCACCCGGTTACTCTGCAGAGGAGGTTGAGGCTCTCATAACAAAAAAGATAGAAACTGTTATGTCCGGGATAAAGGATGTTGAGAAGGTAAGGAGTACATCTATACCTGGTCTTTCCTATGTTGCGATATTCTTCAAAGACGGAACGGATATCTACTTTGATAGAAGACTTGTTATGGAAAAACTCCCTGAGGCCCAGAGTCAGCTTCCCCCAGGTATCGTTCCTATTATGGGGCCTAACACTTCAGGACTTGGAAATGTTCTTATATACGCGCTTATCACTGAGAACAATAAGTACTCTCTAACAGATCTAAGGGCGATCCAGGAATGGCTTATAAAACCTATACTTAAATCTATAGACGGTGTTGAGGATATATCACAGTGGGGTCCTGAAAAGGCATACCTTATTAAGCCAGATCCTGAAAAACTTATACAGTACGATCTCACACTTGGAGATATATTTGAGGCTGTTGAGAGAAACGGCGGTCTTGCAGGTGGTGGATACACAAAGACACCTGAGGGAGATCTTGTTGTAAGAGCCGTTGCAAGTATAACAGAAATAGATCAGATAAAGGAGATCCCTGTAAAGGTAGATCACGGAACTGTTATAAGAGTAAAGGATCTGGCTGTTGTTGAGGAAGGTGAAGTTCCCCAGAGAAGAGGTGCATTCACACTCAATGGAGAGGAAGTTCAGGGTAATATCGTTCTTAAAAGGGTTCACACAAACACAAAAGAGCTTATAAAAAAACTTAAAGCTGAGATAGAAAAGATAAACAGTGAGGTTCTACCGGAGGATGTAAAGATAGTCATACTTTACGATCAGTCTTATCTCACAGACAAAGCACTTTCAACGATAGAAAAGGCATTACTTGAAGGTATAATTCTTGTTTCAATAGCTATGATGATATTCCTCTGGAATGTAAGGGCTGCTGTTTTAGTTATTCTATCAATCCCTTTTACACTTCTGATAGCATTTGCCGTTATGAAAAATCTCGGACTTACCGCTGATCTTATGTCACTTGGAGGTCTTGCTATAGGACTTGGTCTTTTTGCTGATGCTACAGTTGTTGTTATAGAGAATATATTCAGACATTTAAGTCATGCTAAAAACAGGGTGAATAATAAAGAGGTAAAACTTGAAATTATTAAGTTATCAGTTCAGGAGATAACAAGACCTGTATTCTTTGCGATAATCATAATAATGGTTGTTTTCCTTCCTATCTTCAGTTTTGAGTCTGTTGAAGGTAAATACTTCAAGCCCCTTGCCTTAACCATAATAGTTGCCCTTGCTGCATCTCTCCTTGTTGCATATGTCTCAATGCCTGTTCTCGCTTACTTTGGTCTGAAACCAGGATCAGAAAAGAATGTTGTTATGGATTTTATAGAGAAGATCTATATAACAGTCCTGAAAGGGGCGATGAAAATAGGTCTTCCACTGTTTGTTGCAACGGTTATTCTTTTTGGTTTTTCTGTATATCTTCTCACGAAAGTGGGAACAGAGTTCACACCTGAGCTTGATGAGGGAGCTGTATTACTTGAGGTTTTTCTGGATACTAACATATCGAGGGAGGAAGCTAAGAAGATAGCAAATGTTATTGAGGAAAGGGCAAAATCCTTTGATGTTGTTACAAATGCGTTCACAACGGTAGGAAGGGCTGAGAAAGGTGAGGTTACAGATGTTTCATACTTTGAGGTATGGATACTTCTAAAGCCGTACAGGGAATGGAAAAGTATGAAAACGAGAAAGGAGTTTGAGGAGGCTTTAAGGGAGAAGTTACATGATCTGCCTGTAGCAGGACTTGTTTTCACACAGCCGATTGCTATGAGGATAGAGGAGCTTCTATCCGGAGTCAGGGCTATGATAGCTGTTAAGGTTTTTGGTGAGGATCTTAATGAGATAAATAGGATAGCCATGAAGGTTGAGGAGGTAGCAACAAAGATACCAGGTGCTGTTGATGTTGAAACGGAGATACAGTCTGGAAGGCTCCAGCTCCAGATTATACCGAAGTACGATCAGCTTTACAAATACGGATATGATGTCCAGAGATTGTTAGACCTTGTAGGCGAGTATATGGCTGGTGTTGAGGTGAATGAGTTCAGAAAAGAGCTTATCAGCTTCCCCGTTATGATAAAACTTCCTGAGGACACGCTTGATAATATTGAAAAGATAAAAAATATTCCTCTTTTCAGGAAGGATGATGGAACACTGCTCAGGCTTCAGGATGTGGCAGATGTTAGAATAGTCCCTGGATTTTCAAAGATCAGACATGAGAACGGGCTCAGGTATGCTCTTGTTCAGATGAATCTTGAAGGAAGAGATCTTGGAGGTTTTATAAGGGAGCTTGAGGCAAAGATAAAGGAGGAGATAAAGCTTCCTGAAGGATATTTCATAAAGTTTGCAGGACAGTTTGAGAATCAGGAAAGGGCTATGAAGAGACTCTCTATAGTCGTTCCTATAGCTATCCTTCTGATATTTGTTCTCCTTTATATAAATTACAACTCTGTAAGGGATTCTCTCCTGATAATGTTAAATGTTCCGTTTGCGACAATTGGAGGTATATTAGCCCTATATATATCAGGTTTTCATCTTTCAGTTCCGGCAGCGATAGGTTTTATAGCCGTATTTGGTATAGCAACGCTTAACGGTGTTGTTCTAGTTTCATACATAAGGCAGATGCTTGATGAGGGCTTTGATATTGAGGAATCAATAAACAGAGCCACAAAGCTAAGATTAAGACCTATACTTATAACGGCAACAGCTGCATCCCTTGGTCTTCTCCCTATACTCTTTACACAGGATATAGGTTCAGAGATACAGAAACCTATAGCTGTTGTTGTGATAGGAGGTATATTCACATCAACATTCTTAACATTAATACTTCTGCCTATAGTTTATAAGATCGTTTACAGACTGACACAGAAGGCCTAA